A single Pararhizobium sp. A13 DNA region contains:
- a CDS encoding aldolase/citrate lyase family protein, which yields MYTTNRLKAHLAAGHVAFGCWVGGGSPTNAEILGHVGFDFLLVDHEHGVGETREIIDTLRAVETTPSPALVRIPWNDHVFLKRVLDAGVQSVMIPSVDTAEAALAAVRACRYPPDGIRGYAAGVVRASTFGLEPDYIHKANENMLIAVQIESYTAVENATAIAAVAGADIIFIGVNDLAGSIGRLEQTSHPDVRELVRRAEDAILASGKIMGTVPNAGASVGELIDRGYRVIAGPHDVALLRDAGLSAMADYRELCKSDGNKAATTNRLQKSY from the coding sequence ATGTACACAACCAACCGCCTGAAAGCCCATCTTGCCGCCGGTCATGTCGCCTTCGGATGCTGGGTCGGCGGCGGCTCGCCGACCAATGCCGAAATCCTTGGTCATGTGGGTTTCGACTTCCTGCTCGTCGACCATGAGCATGGGGTCGGCGAAACCCGCGAGATCATCGACACGCTGCGAGCGGTCGAGACGACGCCTTCGCCAGCGCTGGTGCGTATCCCCTGGAACGATCATGTCTTCCTGAAGCGTGTGCTCGATGCTGGCGTGCAATCGGTCATGATCCCCTCGGTCGATACGGCGGAAGCGGCACTTGCGGCGGTGAGAGCCTGCCGGTACCCGCCGGACGGTATTCGCGGCTATGCGGCCGGCGTCGTGCGCGCCTCCACCTTCGGGCTGGAGCCGGACTACATCCACAAGGCCAATGAGAACATGCTCATCGCCGTACAGATCGAGTCCTATACGGCGGTCGAGAACGCCACGGCGATTGCCGCCGTCGCAGGTGCGGACATCATCTTCATCGGCGTCAACGATCTGGCGGGATCAATCGGCCGGCTGGAGCAGACCAGCCATCCGGATGTGCGCGAACTCGTGCGCCGGGCCGAAGATGCAATCCTTGCTTCCGGCAAGATTATGGGCACCGTGCCGAACGCCGGCGCTTCCGTCGGTGAGCTGATCGATCGGGGCTATCGCGTTATCGCCGGCCCGCACGATGTGGCATTGCTTCGCGATGCCGGGCTGTCGGCGATGGCCGATTATCGCGAACTTTGTAAGTCCGACGGTAACAAGGCTGCGACGACGAACCGCCTGCAAAAATCCTACTGA
- a CDS encoding TRAP transporter substrate-binding protein, with the protein MRKTLMTLMAGLMLASVSPLAASAEIHEQTIRFASAGAEGSPLVIGQRKFAEIVKEKSGGKIDVKVFPAGMLGGDLQSVASLQGGLLQMSVMNAGLMASLAPDFALLDLPFLFENTKEADAVMDGEVGKTFAGELAEKNLVVLAYWELGFRNLTNSRRPVEKVDDIEGLKIRVVQSPIYLEMFQALGANAVPMPFPEVYTALETGTVDGQENPAPSILTAKLNEVQKYITLTRHTYNPMVLLFSKSLWEQLDQDEKDLLQAAASEAATFQRQLSRDADAKAVEALAASGMTVTRLPPEEIARFRENTKPVADKFAASANPELVKALKDTIQRVRAGG; encoded by the coding sequence ATGCGTAAAACTCTCATGACACTCATGGCCGGCCTCATGCTGGCTTCGGTCTCGCCGCTTGCGGCAAGCGCCGAAATCCACGAACAGACCATCCGTTTCGCCAGCGCCGGCGCGGAAGGCTCGCCGCTAGTGATCGGCCAGCGCAAGTTCGCCGAGATCGTCAAGGAAAAGAGCGGTGGCAAGATCGACGTCAAAGTGTTTCCGGCCGGCATGCTCGGCGGCGACCTTCAGTCGGTCGCTTCGCTGCAGGGCGGTCTGCTGCAGATGTCGGTCATGAATGCCGGCCTGATGGCGAGCCTCGCGCCCGATTTCGCTCTGCTCGATCTGCCGTTCCTGTTTGAAAACACCAAGGAAGCCGATGCGGTGATGGACGGTGAGGTCGGCAAGACTTTTGCCGGTGAGCTCGCGGAAAAGAACCTTGTCGTTCTTGCCTATTGGGAACTCGGTTTCCGTAACCTGACCAACAGCCGCCGCCCGGTCGAAAAAGTCGACGACATTGAAGGCCTGAAAATCCGCGTCGTGCAATCGCCGATCTATCTGGAAATGTTCCAGGCGCTCGGGGCCAACGCCGTGCCCATGCCCTTCCCGGAGGTCTATACCGCGCTCGAAACCGGAACAGTCGATGGTCAGGAAAACCCGGCGCCGAGCATCCTGACGGCGAAGCTCAACGAGGTCCAGAAATACATCACCCTGACCCGTCACACCTACAATCCGATGGTGCTGCTGTTCTCCAAGTCGCTATGGGAGCAATTGGACCAGGACGAGAAGGATCTGCTTCAGGCAGCAGCAAGCGAGGCGGCGACCTTCCAGCGCCAGCTCTCCCGCGATGCGGATGCAAAAGCCGTCGAGGCGCTTGCTGCTTCGGGCATGACGGTGACCAGGCTGCCGCCCGAGGAAATCGCTCGCTTCCGTGAGAATACCAAACCGGTTGCCGACAAGTTTGCCGCTTCCGCAAACCCGGAACTGGTGAAAGCGCTCAAAGACACAATCCAGCGCGTCCGCGCCGGAGGCTGA
- a CDS encoding TRAP transporter large permease subunit: MTILVFIASLLAAMAIGMPIAYALLICGVALMVQLAMFDPQILAQNLVSGTDSFTLLAVPFFMLAGEVMNTGGLSKRIVALALTLVGHVRGGLGYVAIIAACVLSALSGSAVADAAALGALLVPMMVKAGHDKARSAGLVASASVIGPIIPPSIAFILFGVTANLSISKLFMAGIAPGLMIGAGLAVAWWIMVRKEQIELRPRATATERLIAFRESLWALGLPIIIIFGLKFGLFTPTEAAVVAAVYSLFVATCVYRELRLGQIYAVFVSSAKVTSVVIFLVAAALVSAWLITIADLPGQVVELLSPFMDSPKLLMLMIMIIVVIVGTAMDMAPTILILAPVLVPVVQAAGIDPIYFGVLFIINNSIGLITPPVGTVLNVVAGVSRINMETVIRGVTPFMVAQLVVLALMIAFPELVTVPAAWLGR; encoded by the coding sequence ATGACGATTCTCGTTTTCATCGCCTCGCTTCTCGCCGCCATGGCAATCGGTATGCCCATCGCCTATGCGCTGCTCATTTGCGGGGTGGCCCTGATGGTGCAGCTCGCCATGTTCGATCCGCAGATCCTGGCGCAGAACCTGGTGAGCGGCACGGATAGTTTCACGCTGCTTGCGGTTCCCTTCTTCATGCTGGCGGGCGAGGTGATGAATACCGGCGGCCTGTCGAAACGGATCGTGGCGCTTGCCCTGACGCTGGTTGGACATGTGCGTGGTGGGCTCGGCTATGTGGCGATCATCGCGGCCTGTGTTCTTTCGGCACTGTCGGGTTCCGCGGTTGCTGATGCGGCGGCACTCGGGGCGCTCTTGGTACCGATGATGGTCAAGGCCGGGCATGACAAAGCGCGCTCGGCCGGCCTTGTGGCCTCAGCGTCGGTCATCGGGCCGATTATCCCACCCTCCATCGCTTTCATCCTCTTCGGCGTCACCGCCAATCTGTCGATCTCCAAGCTTTTCATGGCGGGCATCGCGCCGGGCCTGATGATCGGTGCCGGCCTTGCCGTTGCCTGGTGGATCATGGTGCGCAAGGAACAGATCGAACTGAGACCGCGCGCCACCGCGACGGAGCGGCTGATCGCATTTCGGGAAAGCCTGTGGGCGCTCGGCCTGCCAATCATCATCATCTTCGGCCTAAAATTCGGCCTGTTCACACCGACCGAGGCCGCCGTGGTCGCCGCCGTCTATTCGTTGTTCGTCGCCACCTGCGTTTACCGCGAACTACGCCTCGGCCAGATCTATGCGGTCTTCGTCTCTTCCGCCAAGGTGACCAGCGTCGTCATCTTCCTCGTTGCCGCGGCCCTCGTTTCGGCCTGGCTGATCACCATCGCCGACCTGCCCGGACAGGTGGTCGAGCTGCTCTCACCCTTCATGGACAGTCCGAAATTGCTGATGTTGATGATCATGATCATCGTCGTCATCGTCGGCACGGCGATGGATATGGCGCCGACCATCCTCATCCTTGCGCCAGTGCTGGTGCCGGTGGTTCAGGCAGCCGGAATCGACCCGATCTATTTCGGCGTGCTGTTCATTATCAACAATTCCATCGGCCTGATCACGCCGCCCGTCGGCACTGTGCTCAATGTCGTCGCCGGCGTTTCACGAATCAATATGGAAACCGTCATCAGGGGTGTCACGCCCTTCATGGTCGCGCAGCTCGTCGTGCTGGCGCTGATGATCGCCTTTCCCGAACTCGTCACCGTACCCGCCGCCTGGCTGGGGCGTTGA
- a CDS encoding TRAP transporter small permease, whose amino-acid sequence MIAIRKFLLNPMQFVIAACLAVMLVLVFGNVVLRYALNTGISVSDELSRLLFVWMVFLGAAVTLFEQAHLGVDTLVRRLSRKGRIACFALSNLLMLYTTWLIFSGTWRQAGINLGMTTPVMGVSQAWFFVPVLIFTVLAAGWFCLSLIRSLSGRMSDEELIGVRESEEDFDISALPPSGSGMPPR is encoded by the coding sequence TTGATAGCGATCCGCAAGTTTCTGCTGAACCCGATGCAATTCGTCATCGCCGCCTGCCTGGCGGTCATGCTCGTGTTGGTGTTCGGCAATGTCGTGCTACGCTACGCGCTCAACACCGGCATTTCGGTGTCGGATGAGCTGTCGCGGCTTCTGTTCGTGTGGATGGTGTTTCTCGGCGCGGCTGTGACGCTCTTCGAACAGGCCCATCTCGGCGTCGACACACTGGTGCGCCGGCTCTCGCGCAAGGGGCGTATCGCCTGCTTTGCACTTTCCAACCTGCTGATGCTCTACACGACGTGGCTGATCTTCTCGGGCACCTGGCGTCAGGCAGGGATCAATCTGGGCATGACGACGCCGGTCATGGGCGTGTCGCAGGCCTGGTTCTTCGTGCCGGTGCTGATCTTCACCGTGCTTGCCGCCGGCTGGTTCTGCCTTTCGCTCATCCGTTCGCTTAGTGGACGGATGAGCGATGAGGAACTGATCGGGGTTAGAGAGTCGGAAGAGGATTTTGATATCAGCGCGTTGCCGCCCTCCGGCAGCGGTATGCCGCCACGCTGA
- a CDS encoding substrate-binding domain-containing protein: MARGAKDGNGHSGPRALDVAALAGVSTATVSRAFNAPEKVVPEIREKVLQAAAELGWMPHPAGAALASRRTWLAGVLIPTLDNDVFASQVGALQTRLSADGVTVLIGCSNYDADQAANQVRTMLARGVEALAIVGESHRPGMFETITARGVPYVVTYSHRPGSPHPCVGFDNAAAFRRIARHLLDLGHRDFALIHQPSIDNDRVVARLKGLRETLAEEGLALRPQHVREGPSSIVFGRQSLRAIMEAPGPRPTAVICGNDALAIGALIEARVLGLRVPDELSITGFDDAAMAEQTDPPLTTMRVDNAEIGKQAADYLLACLSGKIPARPAPLESRLIPRASTGPAPRL, from the coding sequence ATGGCGCGTGGAGCAAAAGACGGTAACGGGCATTCGGGACCGCGAGCGCTGGATGTGGCGGCGCTGGCCGGCGTTTCTACGGCCACCGTCTCACGCGCCTTCAATGCTCCGGAAAAGGTCGTCCCCGAGATTCGCGAAAAGGTTCTCCAGGCAGCGGCCGAACTCGGCTGGATGCCGCATCCGGCCGGTGCCGCACTGGCGAGCCGGCGCACGTGGCTTGCCGGCGTGCTCATCCCGACGCTCGACAACGATGTCTTCGCCTCGCAGGTCGGCGCATTGCAGACGCGGCTCTCGGCCGATGGTGTCACCGTCCTGATCGGCTGCTCCAACTACGACGCCGACCAGGCCGCCAATCAGGTGCGCACCATGCTGGCGCGCGGCGTCGAGGCGCTCGCCATCGTCGGCGAATCTCATCGGCCCGGGATGTTCGAGACCATCACGGCGCGCGGCGTGCCGTACGTGGTGACCTATTCCCATCGCCCCGGCTCCCCACATCCCTGCGTCGGATTCGACAATGCCGCCGCTTTCCGCCGCATTGCTCGACACCTGCTCGATCTCGGGCATCGTGATTTCGCCCTGATCCATCAGCCGTCGATCGATAACGACCGTGTCGTCGCCCGCCTCAAGGGCTTGCGCGAGACGCTGGCCGAAGAAGGGCTGGCACTCAGGCCGCAGCATGTGCGCGAGGGGCCTTCGAGCATCGTTTTCGGCCGGCAGAGCCTGCGGGCAATCATGGAGGCGCCCGGGCCGCGCCCGACTGCGGTGATCTGCGGCAACGACGCACTGGCAATCGGCGCGCTGATCGAAGCCCGCGTCCTGGGGCTGCGTGTACCGGACGAGCTTTCGATAACGGGTTTCGACGACGCTGCGATGGCCGAGCAAACCGATCCACCCCTGACAACCATGCGCGTCGATAACGCCGAAATCGGCAAGCAAGCGGCAGACTATCTCCTGGCCTGCCTGAGCGGCAAGATTCCTGCCCGTCCGGCACCACTTGAGAGCCGCCTGATCCCGAGAGCCTCGACGGGCCCCGCGCCGCGACTGTAA
- a CDS encoding carbonic anhydrase → MERRDFLRGLALLAACPLCVKTTFAAEGVHWSYEGESGPEHWGSLSKDNSACAAGSQQSPLDIRGAVKADIPDLATDWKSGGTILNNGHTIQVKAAPGGTLRRGEKTYELVQYHFHAPSEHLIEGKSFPMEVHFVHKHVETGALGVLGVFLVPGAPNTTFASLAAAFPQKAGEEVTFDGVDPTGLLPPSLAYWAYEGSLTTPPCSEIVDWMVAMNPIEVDAADIKKFTALYSMNARPALTANRRYILSSS, encoded by the coding sequence ATGGAACGGCGTGACTTCCTGAGGGGGCTGGCCTTGCTTGCCGCCTGTCCGCTCTGCGTCAAAACCACTTTTGCAGCGGAAGGCGTCCATTGGAGTTATGAAGGTGAATCGGGTCCTGAGCATTGGGGTTCGTTGAGCAAGGACAACAGCGCTTGTGCGGCCGGTTCGCAGCAATCGCCGCTCGACATCAGGGGTGCGGTCAAGGCTGATATTCCAGACCTTGCGACCGACTGGAAGAGCGGCGGCACGATCCTCAACAACGGGCATACGATCCAGGTGAAAGCGGCGCCCGGCGGCACGCTCCGTCGCGGCGAAAAGACCTATGAACTGGTGCAATACCATTTTCACGCGCCGAGCGAACACCTGATCGAGGGAAAGTCCTTCCCGATGGAGGTGCATTTCGTCCACAAGCACGTCGAAACGGGGGCGCTTGGCGTATTGGGCGTTTTCCTTGTTCCTGGAGCCCCCAATACGACCTTTGCCAGCCTAGCGGCCGCTTTTCCGCAAAAGGCCGGTGAGGAGGTCACATTTGACGGGGTAGATCCGACCGGGTTGCTGCCGCCCTCACTCGCATATTGGGCCTACGAGGGCTCGCTGACGACACCGCCCTGCAGCGAAATCGTTGACTGGATGGTGGCGATGAACCCAATCGAGGTGGACGCTGCCGATATCAAGAAGTTCACTGCACTGTACTCGATGAATGCGCGGCCGGCGCTTACTGCCAATCGCCGCTATATCCTGAGCTCCAGCTAA
- a CDS encoding CBS domain-containing protein, which translates to MRVSEAMTRDVRIASPDQTIQEAASIMAEIDAGVVPVRDNDRLVGMITDRDIAVRAVAKGMGPQSRIADVMSREVKYCYEDDDTHDVLENLGDQQLRRLPVINRDKRLVGILSLGDLATSGANGAAGEALAGISQPGGMHSQTASVSG; encoded by the coding sequence ATGAGAGTTAGTGAAGCTATGACGCGTGATGTTCGCATTGCAAGCCCCGACCAAACGATCCAGGAAGCAGCGTCAATCATGGCGGAAATCGACGCGGGGGTTGTTCCCGTCCGCGACAACGACCGCCTGGTGGGAATGATCACCGATCGTGATATTGCCGTGCGCGCGGTGGCCAAAGGCATGGGGCCGCAATCTAGGATCGCCGACGTCATGTCCCGCGAAGTAAAATACTGCTATGAGGACGACGATACCCACGACGTGCTGGAAAACCTTGGCGATCAGCAACTCCGGCGTCTTCCCGTGATCAACCGAGACAAACGTCTCGTTGGCATACTGTCGCTTGGAGATCTGGCAACTTCGGGCGCCAACGGGGCCGCCGGAGAAGCTTTGGCAGGAATTTCCCAGCCGGGCGGGATGCATTCGCAGACTGCAAGCGTCAGCGGGTAA
- a CDS encoding acyltransferase yields the protein MSNTRDRQLDGLRAIAVTMVLYAHFFATDGSQWGHLGVRLFFVLSGFLITRLLLDARGADRYQPTTALKSFYIRRALRIFPPYFAMLGFIWIVNLEGARGNLMWHALYLSNFWYALQDEWTPWVLCHTWSLSIEEQFYIVWPLVILLAPRHMIERICIAVIACSLAYRFFWPVTGTPSLMRDLLPSASMDALASGALLAAYRARSPSWPQWMRLSWMPFAGAFVILLWLKSTPMTPTLEWATWIGIEVLPLVPLTMLVGCCSAGLGGYLGRLAELPPLTALGRISYGVYLFHPIVLSLVVKAQPWIPVNVSQQGPGRFVVAGAATVMLASISWSVFEKRLNLLKRHFPYAAPRDRSPAASFAHAGNPVEVVHGRRDHPSVIHARANRGDVFQTSDLQ from the coding sequence ATGTCGAATACACGCGACCGGCAGTTGGATGGGCTGCGAGCCATTGCCGTCACGATGGTGCTGTACGCACATTTTTTCGCCACGGACGGGTCCCAATGGGGTCACCTCGGCGTGCGTCTGTTCTTCGTGCTCAGCGGATTTCTGATAACACGGCTGCTTTTGGATGCGCGCGGCGCCGACCGGTACCAACCAACTACTGCATTGAAATCATTCTATATACGTCGCGCACTGCGCATATTTCCTCCCTATTTCGCCATGTTGGGCTTCATCTGGATTGTCAATCTCGAAGGCGCCCGAGGTAACCTGATGTGGCACGCGCTCTACCTGTCGAACTTCTGGTATGCCCTGCAGGATGAGTGGACGCCTTGGGTTCTGTGTCACACATGGAGTCTGAGCATCGAGGAACAGTTCTATATCGTCTGGCCGCTGGTGATCCTGCTGGCGCCCCGCCACATGATTGAGCGGATTTGCATCGCCGTCATTGCATGCTCGTTGGCATACCGCTTCTTCTGGCCCGTGACCGGGACGCCGTCTCTCATGCGTGATCTGCTGCCTTCAGCGTCGATGGACGCGCTGGCATCGGGGGCGCTGCTGGCCGCTTATCGAGCCAGAAGTCCGTCCTGGCCGCAATGGATGAGGCTGAGCTGGATGCCGTTTGCCGGTGCCTTTGTCATCCTGCTGTGGCTGAAATCGACACCGATGACGCCAACGCTTGAGTGGGCAACCTGGATCGGCATCGAGGTTCTGCCCCTCGTACCACTTACAATGCTTGTGGGATGTTGTTCGGCGGGCCTTGGAGGATATCTCGGCCGGCTGGCCGAGCTCCCGCCGCTGACTGCACTGGGGCGCATCAGCTATGGCGTCTACCTTTTCCACCCGATCGTGCTCTCCCTGGTGGTCAAAGCTCAACCCTGGATTCCCGTCAATGTTTCGCAGCAGGGTCCCGGACGGTTTGTGGTCGCGGGCGCAGCCACAGTGATGCTTGCCTCGATTTCCTGGTCGGTCTTCGAAAAGCGGCTCAATCTGCTCAAACGCCACTTCCCCTACGCCGCTCCTCGAGACCGCAGCCCTGCAGCATCATTCGCGCATGCGGGCAATCCGGTTGAGGTGGTTCACGGCAGAAGGGACCATCCGTCCGTGATTCATGCACGCGCCAATCGCGGCGACGTTTTTCAAACCTCCGATCTTCAATAA
- a CDS encoding glycosyltransferase family 2 protein, with protein sequence MPVPLVSVLLPVYNGEPYLAAALESILRQDHGRLEVIAIDDGSTDRSLEILQRYRKADDRISIVSRENRGLIATLNEGLAIAKGDLIARMDADDIAYPRRFSRQVSLFMQQPELAISGTGIDRLLGNRMVRGTPNPIYQSGNWHILSMFFTIFMHSTVMYNRRVIPDEMLVYDASYVHAEDFDLFRRITGRFPAAMIDESLVAYRIHDDSVTNKHKRLMRQTHLKIVAENLERESLIDDPDALRDIGVAVTSDTTRRAAEFILSLEAKISARPAAARSSYEDGALCFFYFLYQLINDAEQPQLTHEFLTRTGKWGLIRRRERYGLRAGTYAPWCSRLSLAATRRLDALSRYFESVPAATVLPQHGLG encoded by the coding sequence ATGCCCGTTCCACTGGTCTCCGTCCTGCTGCCTGTCTACAATGGCGAACCCTATCTGGCTGCAGCGCTTGAGAGCATCCTGCGCCAGGATCATGGGCGCCTGGAGGTCATCGCAATCGACGATGGCTCGACGGACCGCTCGCTGGAGATCCTGCAGCGGTATCGAAAGGCCGACGATCGTATTTCCATTGTCTCTCGGGAGAACCGCGGCCTCATTGCGACATTGAACGAGGGCTTGGCCATCGCGAAGGGCGACCTTATCGCCCGGATGGACGCCGACGACATTGCCTATCCGAGGCGTTTTTCCCGTCAGGTTTCATTGTTTATGCAGCAGCCTGAGCTTGCGATCAGCGGCACGGGCATCGATCGCCTTCTCGGCAATCGAATGGTGCGCGGTACGCCCAATCCGATCTATCAGTCGGGAAATTGGCACATATTGTCGATGTTCTTCACCATCTTCATGCACTCGACCGTGATGTATAACCGGCGGGTCATACCGGACGAGATGCTGGTCTATGACGCCAGCTATGTGCATGCGGAAGACTTCGATCTGTTCAGGCGGATTACCGGCCGCTTTCCCGCAGCGATGATCGATGAGAGCCTGGTTGCCTATCGTATCCACGACGACAGCGTCACCAACAAGCATAAGCGGTTGATGCGTCAAACGCATCTGAAGATTGTCGCGGAGAACCTCGAGCGCGAATCTCTTATCGACGATCCCGATGCCCTGCGCGACATTGGTGTCGCGGTAACGTCCGATACCACGCGACGGGCGGCCGAATTCATTCTCTCGCTCGAAGCGAAAATCTCCGCTCGCCCCGCGGCGGCGCGGTCCAGCTATGAGGACGGCGCCCTGTGTTTCTTTTATTTCCTTTACCAGCTCATCAACGATGCGGAGCAGCCACAGCTGACGCATGAGTTTCTGACTCGGACAGGAAAATGGGGGCTCATTCGACGCCGGGAGCGATACGGCCTGCGCGCCGGTACTTACGCGCCGTGGTGCAGTCGTCTCTCACTTGCGGCAACCAGGCGGCTCGATGCGCTGTCGCGGTACTTTGAGTCCGTGCCTGCCGCCACCGTGCTGCCGCAGCATGGGCTTGGTTAG
- a CDS encoding glycosyltransferase family 2 protein has translation MAPERREIVQERARAIAAAPSSAERREPLASFIVCTRNRSAALEACIRSIERACRSHATVTSELVVVDNGSTDDTAERLIRIAATSNLAITLVTEPRPGLAAARNAGMERSRGRILIFIDDDCEVDCHYLQDLERHYATGERCIIRGGRVELGSPLDFPFTIKRSQARERFTPDVHPGGFILGCNMTMHREIALQVGHFDERLGAGSALKSAEDTDYLVRAFQLGIPIEYVPDMTVLHYHGRNTREAIERLHRDYSLGNGALCLKHILKAPWLLRHFCWSMRSAWRELFGGPRFDPEVSLSHWPIVLMNLLGAAKFARLAITRRAQPPEVTQIKQATRSLR, from the coding sequence ATGGCTCCGGAACGTCGCGAAATCGTGCAAGAGCGCGCCCGGGCCATTGCCGCCGCTCCGTCATCTGCTGAGCGACGCGAACCGCTGGCGAGCTTCATTGTCTGCACGCGAAACCGCTCCGCGGCTCTGGAGGCCTGCATCAGATCGATTGAAAGAGCCTGCCGGTCTCATGCCACGGTCACGAGCGAGCTCGTGGTGGTCGACAACGGTTCAACGGACGACACGGCCGAACGGTTGATCCGTATCGCCGCGACGTCAAATCTTGCGATTACGCTTGTAACGGAGCCGCGTCCGGGCCTGGCCGCCGCCCGCAATGCAGGAATGGAACGGTCGCGCGGCCGGATACTGATCTTCATCGATGACGATTGCGAAGTCGACTGTCATTACCTGCAAGATTTGGAGCGGCATTACGCGACTGGCGAGCGGTGTATCATCCGCGGCGGTCGCGTCGAACTCGGCAGCCCGCTCGATTTCCCCTTTACAATCAAGCGGTCGCAGGCGCGCGAGCGTTTTACCCCCGATGTTCATCCTGGCGGCTTCATATTGGGCTGCAACATGACGATGCATCGTGAGATTGCACTTCAGGTCGGCCATTTCGATGAGCGGCTTGGAGCTGGCAGCGCCCTGAAGTCGGCCGAGGACACGGACTACCTGGTACGGGCTTTTCAACTCGGCATCCCGATTGAATATGTTCCCGACATGACCGTCCTTCACTATCATGGTCGAAATACCCGCGAGGCGATCGAAAGACTTCACCGAGACTACAGCCTTGGGAATGGAGCGCTTTGCCTGAAACACATTCTCAAGGCTCCCTGGCTGCTTCGTCATTTTTGCTGGTCCATGAGGTCTGCGTGGCGGGAACTTTTTGGCGGCCCCCGATTCGATCCTGAGGTTTCTCTGTCCCACTGGCCAATCGTGCTCATGAATTTGCTCGGAGCGGCCAAGTTCGCGCGCCTTGCCATAACCAGGCGGGCGCAGCCCCCGGAAGTAACCCAGATCAAACAGGCGACTCGTTCGCTGAGGTGA